The proteins below come from a single Acidimicrobiia bacterium genomic window:
- a CDS encoding HlyC/CorC family transporter — MAVSAWNLPVIAVLLVLNGFFVAVEFAVIASRRTKLEAHGGALAQVALDAMKKLNLYLAGAQLGITMASLALGYVAEPTAARLLERSLGSVVDLPERAMETLGFVVAIGVVAFLHMVVGEMVPKNIAIAAPERTLMAVAVPYRLYVTLFEPALRLLNAMGNAVVRRVGVEPRDELAAAASAVELVSMLGSARGEDGIEEMARRLLTGAASLTSVCISSVMVPREEIVWLPCTATPAEAEALVVASGRTRLVLVGDDLDDVRGLLHAKDLLLVPEDARNRPLPSGSEREIEAMGAETSLDVALLTMQKKQRHLTLVYDAEGRTLGIATLEDVIERLLGGAGGDPAMVRGGAVG, encoded by the coding sequence TCGAGGCGCACGGTGGCGCCTTAGCCCAGGTGGCCCTGGACGCCATGAAGAAACTCAACCTGTACCTTGCCGGGGCGCAACTCGGCATCACGATGGCGTCGCTAGCGCTGGGTTACGTGGCCGAGCCCACCGCGGCGCGGCTGCTCGAGCGCTCCCTCGGCAGTGTGGTGGATCTCCCCGAACGGGCCATGGAGACCTTGGGCTTTGTGGTGGCCATTGGGGTGGTGGCCTTTCTTCACATGGTGGTGGGGGAGATGGTGCCCAAGAACATCGCCATTGCCGCGCCGGAGCGCACCTTGATGGCGGTGGCGGTTCCCTACCGGTTGTACGTCACGCTCTTTGAGCCAGCCCTTCGCCTACTCAATGCGATGGGCAACGCCGTGGTGCGGCGCGTTGGGGTGGAACCACGTGACGAACTCGCTGCGGCGGCTTCGGCGGTGGAACTGGTATCGATGCTTGGCAGTGCTCGCGGGGAGGACGGCATCGAGGAAATGGCCCGACGACTGCTGACCGGGGCGGCCAGCCTGACAAGCGTGTGCATCTCATCGGTGATGGTCCCCCGGGAGGAGATCGTGTGGCTTCCCTGCACGGCCACCCCCGCCGAGGCCGAGGCCCTGGTGGTCGCTTCGGGCCGAACCCGTTTGGTGCTCGTTGGCGATGACCTGGATGACGTGCGCGGGCTCTTGCACGCCAAAGACCTCTTGTTGGTCCCTGAAGACGCCCGGAATCGACCCCTGCCGTCGGGCTCGGAGCGGGAGATTGAGGCGATGGGGGCGGAAACGTCCCTCGACGTGGCCCTGCTGACCATGCAGAAGAAGCAACGCCATCTCACCCTGGTATACGACGCCGAGGGCCGTACGCTGGGCATTGCCACCCTGGAGGACGTGATTGAGCGGCTCCTGGGAGGGGCTGGGGGTGACCCTGCAATGGTCAGGGGGGGCGCGGTTGGCTAG